Proteins co-encoded in one Armatimonadota bacterium genomic window:
- a CDS encoding FkbM family methyltransferase: MRVVDIGANFGYFTLLLCRLVGAEGKVYAFEPQTHLHSFLEYNIQCNGYGGIARAYRVALGADSGMRQLARVESGLGTYGGSGSLDEMTAGELVPSAGEAVLVQETVRVARLDDLSLGRIDFAKIDAEGSEHDIWRGGRATLSQAQCLVMEDVPRWLAGGTVLLEDLVASGFRLSTIEVGGWLAAGPPREIHAVAEARGFTYVFAAKPAFMKRLALRFGSRTGRHAMGQENHR, from the coding sequence ATGCGAGTCGTCGACATTGGAGCGAACTTCGGGTACTTCACACTGCTGTTGTGTCGCCTGGTCGGCGCAGAAGGAAAGGTGTATGCTTTCGAACCACAGACGCACCTACACTCGTTTCTTGAATACAACATTCAGTGCAATGGCTATGGTGGCATCGCGCGAGCGTACCGCGTGGCGCTTGGTGCGGATAGTGGTATGAGGCAGTTAGCTCGCGTCGAGAGCGGCTTGGGGACTTACGGAGGCAGCGGTTCCCTCGACGAGATGACGGCAGGCGAGCTGGTTCCGAGCGCGGGCGAGGCCGTGCTTGTACAAGAAACCGTGAGGGTGGCGCGTTTGGATGACCTCAGTCTTGGCCGGATCGACTTTGCGAAGATCGATGCGGAAGGAAGCGAGCACGATATCTGGAGAGGGGGCCGCGCTACTCTGTCTCAAGCCCAATGTCTGGTCATGGAGGATGTGCCGCGGTGGCTTGCTGGTGGCACCGTGCTTCTAGAAGACCTTGTTGCTTCGGGATTTCGGCTTTCGACCATAGAGGTTGGCGGATGGCTTGCCGCGGGGCCGCCGCGGGAGATTCACGCCGTAGCGGAGGCAAGAGGCTTCACATACGTGTTTGCAGCGAAACCTGCCTTCATGAAACGACTGGCGCTTCGCTTTGGAAGCCGGACCGGCCGACATGCCATGGGACAGGAAAACCACCGGTAG
- a CDS encoding lipopolysaccharide biosynthesis protein, with protein sequence MAISLIAVAVFTRLVGVDDYGRFVFVTAVIGTIITALAGWGEYAVLRVVPEIERPTDFLVAVSTLRRLVMRSSAFAAAILVITGFLVVRVGWLPSAFMPYLLPAACVVLVRPTYQTLRTMYQARGEAGRYAVYELVQAALGMVLSVFMVWLLRFGMFGRLWAETTVLAALIWVANRSLLGPEHVVMTAGKPTDPATARRAVRVGLPLAGWFTGLGLMGAIERGILRLLAGDDAVGSYGAIFALIERTSTLAFGPFLMLSFPYLVRIFATCGRTEAGVALGRIMTVFGAWAAAYLILGLGFAEKIIRAVIPHDYLTGLSVVPWLLVAFVLWHFAMYAHKGLELGEKIGNMLWAMGAALSAIALGCIVFVPRFGIAGAGVARVLAALAYLAVVWKPSQAVVPWVFKSVWSSGRVQ encoded by the coding sequence ATGGCCATCTCACTGATAGCCGTCGCGGTCTTCACGAGGCTTGTAGGCGTTGACGATTACGGCCGGTTTGTGTTTGTGACCGCCGTTATCGGAACGATTATCACCGCGTTGGCCGGCTGGGGCGAATACGCGGTGTTGCGCGTGGTGCCTGAAATCGAACGTCCCACCGATTTCCTCGTTGCTGTGTCAACCCTTCGGCGGTTGGTGATGCGGAGCAGCGCGTTTGCCGCCGCGATTCTCGTCATTACTGGCTTTCTCGTCGTGCGTGTCGGATGGTTACCGTCCGCATTCATGCCGTACCTGTTGCCTGCCGCATGCGTGGTGCTGGTTCGCCCCACTTACCAAACGCTGAGAACGATGTACCAGGCAAGAGGTGAAGCGGGTCGGTATGCAGTGTACGAGCTCGTTCAAGCCGCGTTGGGGATGGTGCTGAGTGTCTTCATGGTATGGTTGTTGCGATTTGGGATGTTTGGCCGACTGTGGGCGGAAACTACGGTACTCGCTGCTCTCATCTGGGTGGCAAACAGATCCCTGCTAGGACCCGAACACGTCGTCATGACGGCGGGTAAGCCAACAGATCCTGCGACGGCGCGCCGGGCAGTCAGGGTTGGACTGCCGCTCGCGGGGTGGTTTACGGGACTGGGTCTCATGGGAGCGATTGAGCGAGGCATTCTGCGACTGCTCGCGGGGGACGACGCGGTTGGTTCGTACGGGGCGATTTTCGCGCTGATCGAGAGGACAAGCACGCTTGCCTTCGGTCCTTTTCTGATGTTGTCCTTCCCGTACCTGGTGCGCATTTTCGCAACTTGCGGCAGGACTGAAGCGGGAGTCGCGCTTGGCCGCATCATGACAGTCTTTGGCGCGTGGGCTGCAGCATACTTGATTTTGGGATTGGGGTTTGCCGAGAAAATCATTCGTGCGGTTATTCCCCACGATTACCTGACCGGCCTGAGCGTCGTCCCGTGGCTTTTGGTGGCCTTCGTGCTGTGGCACTTTGCGATGTACGCCCACAAGGGCTTGGAACTCGGAGAGAAGATTGGAAACATGCTGTGGGCTATGGGCGCGGCTCTATCCGCAATTGCACTCGGCTGCATCGTTTTCGTACCGCGGTTTGGGATTGCGGGGGCGGGTGTGGCCAGGGTACTTGCGGCGCTAGCGTACTTGGCAGTTGTTTGGAAACCCTCGCAGGCGGTAGTGCCCTGGGTCTTCAAGTCAGTGTGGTCCAGCGGCCGGGTGCAGTGA
- a CDS encoding type IV pilus twitching motility protein PilT: MDITDLLILTKQAGASDLHLTVGIPPKMRLNGELVTVPDAPVLTKEDLHEMVYEVLTDSQKSRLEEHWDLDFSVELQNLGRFRVNAFRHRLGEGIVFRVIPSKIKSLDELGLPPILGELALQDRGLILVTGPTGSGKSTTLASMVDLINDRRTCHVITIEDPIEFVHQHRKSIVNQREVGMNAKSFAQALRAALREDPDVILVGELRDLETISMALTAAETGHLVMATLHTSSASKTINRVIDVFPSTQQEQIRVQLAESLLAVVAQTLLPTADGKGRVAAVEVLVATPAVRNMIRENKVHQIPSAIQTGSKDGMQSLDQSLRNLLKARKITLDVAQRWAVDKSAFAEGLAAAGAGRL, encoded by the coding sequence ATGGACATCACCGATCTGTTGATCCTCACCAAGCAGGCCGGGGCCTCCGACCTCCACCTGACGGTGGGCATCCCACCCAAGATGCGGCTCAACGGCGAGCTGGTGACGGTGCCGGACGCACCGGTGCTGACCAAGGAGGACCTCCACGAGATGGTCTACGAGGTGCTCACCGACAGTCAGAAGAGCCGCCTGGAGGAGCACTGGGACCTCGACTTCTCGGTCGAACTGCAGAACCTCGGTCGGTTCCGGGTCAACGCCTTCCGGCACCGGCTGGGCGAGGGGATCGTCTTCCGGGTTATCCCCTCCAAGATCAAGTCGCTCGACGAGCTCGGGCTGCCTCCCATCCTGGGTGAGCTCGCTCTGCAGGACCGTGGCCTGATCCTGGTCACCGGGCCTACGGGCTCGGGGAAGTCCACCACGCTGGCGTCGATGGTGGACCTCATCAACGACCGGCGCACGTGCCACGTCATCACCATCGAAGATCCCATCGAGTTCGTCCACCAGCACCGCAAGAGCATCGTGAACCAGCGTGAGGTGGGCATGAACGCCAAGTCCTTCGCCCAGGCGCTGCGCGCCGCGTTGCGTGAAGACCCTGACGTGATCCTGGTGGGCGAGCTGCGCGACCTCGAGACGATCTCCATGGCGCTCACCGCTGCGGAGACCGGCCACCTGGTCATGGCCACGCTGCACACCTCCAGCGCCAGCAAGACCATCAACCGCGTGATCGATGTCTTCCCGAGCACACAGCAGGAGCAGATCCGCGTGCAGCTCGCAGAAAGCCTGCTGGCCGTCGTGGCCCAGACCCTGTTGCCCACCGCCGACGGCAAGGGCCGCGTGGCGGCCGTCGAGGTGCTCGTCGCCACGCCCGCCGTGCGCAACATGATCCGCGAGAACAAGGTGCACCAGATCCCCTCGGCCATTCAGACCGGGAGCAAGGACGGCATGCAGAGCCTCGACCAGTCCCTGCGGAACCTCCTCAAGGCCCGCAAGATCACGCTCGACGTGGCCCAACGCTGGGCCGTGGACAAGTCCGCGTTCGCCGAGGGCCTGGCCGCCGCTGGAGCAGGGAGGCTGTGA
- a CDS encoding MoxR family ATPase, with amino-acid sequence MTDARIRADLDRLRASIGRVILGKDEVVDLVLVGVLARGHVLLRDVPGVGKTMLARALARSIGGDFARIQCTPDLLPSDILGTTVIDPRTYELRFVPGPIFAHVVLVDELNRTSPRTQAAFLEPMDEGQVTVDGQARRLPDPFFLIATLNPAEHHGTYPLPEGQLDRFMLATSLGYPPREAERAMLAGHAARHPIEDVAPVLTPADVVRLREAAAAVYVSPAIHEYVLRLATATREHAAVALGASPRASLALLRAAQARALLRGATYVTPDDVKALALPVLAHRLLVRSQGLPDGVDGAGTTADEVVARILRDTPVPVFEAPRVDA; translated from the coding sequence ATGACCGACGCCCGCATCCGCGCCGACCTCGACCGTCTGCGCGCCAGCATCGGCCGTGTCATCCTGGGCAAGGACGAGGTCGTCGACCTGGTCCTGGTGGGGGTGCTGGCCCGTGGCCACGTGCTGCTGCGCGACGTGCCCGGCGTTGGCAAGACGATGCTGGCGCGCGCCCTGGCCCGGTCGATCGGCGGTGACTTCGCGCGCATTCAGTGCACGCCGGACCTGCTGCCGTCCGATATCCTCGGCACGACCGTCATCGATCCGCGCACGTACGAGCTGCGCTTCGTCCCCGGGCCCATCTTCGCCCACGTCGTGCTCGTCGACGAGCTGAACCGCACGAGCCCGCGCACCCAGGCGGCGTTCCTCGAGCCCATGGACGAAGGGCAGGTGACGGTCGACGGGCAGGCGCGCCGGCTGCCCGACCCGTTCTTCCTGATCGCCACCCTGAACCCCGCCGAGCACCACGGGACCTACCCGCTGCCGGAGGGGCAGCTCGACCGCTTCATGCTCGCCACGTCGTTGGGCTACCCGCCACGGGAGGCCGAGCGGGCCATGCTGGCCGGGCACGCTGCGCGCCATCCGATCGAGGACGTCGCGCCGGTGCTGACGCCGGCCGACGTGGTGCGCCTGCGCGAGGCGGCGGCGGCCGTCTACGTGAGCCCGGCGATCCACGAGTACGTCCTGCGGCTGGCCACCGCCACCCGTGAGCACGCAGCGGTCGCCCTGGGCGCCAGTCCCCGCGCGAGCCTGGCCCTGCTGCGGGCGGCCCAGGCGCGCGCGCTGTTGCGCGGCGCCACGTACGTGACGCCCGACGACGTCAAGGCCCTGGCGCTGCCGGTCCTGGCGCACCGCCTGCTGGTGCGGTCGCAAGGCCTGCCGGACGGCGTCGACGGGGCAGGCACCACCGCCGACGAGGTGGTGGCGCGGATCCTCCGCGACACGCCGGTGCCGGTCTTCGAGGCCCCCCGTGTCGACGCGTGA
- a CDS encoding WecB/TagA/CpsF family glycosyltransferase, whose product MCIRASMKGRCVVTSSRVRLAEVPFDRLTMSAAVAVVATALQHGSRGYVVTPNIDHVVRARRTSHLRAVYESALLSLADGMPLVWASRLMGRSLPERLAGSDLLPALCALAAERGHSVFLLGGGRHTVERAAVNLGIRFPGLRIVGTHSPPPEFTPEGDAAETAVAAVAQARPDVLFVGLGSPKQELWVYRHWDRLACTVAVCCGAAIDYAAGVKPRAPVWMQRAGLEWFWRLIHEPRRLWRRYLVDDVAFLGIVLREWWRLRVRTSKG is encoded by the coding sequence ATGTGTATCAGAGCTTCAATGAAAGGGCGCTGTGTGGTGACGTCTAGCCGCGTCCGCCTTGCGGAGGTTCCTTTCGACCGGCTTACTATGTCAGCCGCCGTGGCTGTCGTTGCCACCGCCCTGCAACATGGCAGTCGCGGGTATGTTGTAACGCCGAACATCGATCACGTGGTTCGGGCGCGGCGGACGTCCCACCTCCGGGCCGTTTATGAGAGCGCGTTGCTGAGTCTCGCTGACGGGATGCCTCTCGTTTGGGCCTCTCGACTGATGGGACGTTCGCTGCCGGAACGCCTCGCCGGCTCTGATCTGCTACCCGCGCTGTGTGCTCTGGCTGCTGAGCGAGGGCATTCAGTCTTCCTGCTCGGCGGCGGTAGGCATACAGTAGAACGTGCAGCGGTCAATCTTGGAATCCGATTTCCGGGCTTGCGTATTGTCGGTACGCATAGCCCGCCACCGGAGTTTACACCCGAAGGCGACGCGGCGGAGACGGCTGTCGCAGCGGTGGCGCAGGCCAGACCAGACGTGTTGTTCGTCGGCCTCGGTTCCCCCAAGCAAGAACTCTGGGTCTACCGCCACTGGGACCGCCTGGCCTGTACCGTCGCCGTCTGCTGCGGGGCGGCCATCGACTACGCCGCCGGGGTCAAACCCCGCGCCCCGGTCTGGATGCAGCGCGCGGGCCTGGAGTGGTTCTGGCGTCTGATTCACGAGCCCCGGCGCCTGTGGCGGCGCTACCTGGTCGACGACGTGGCCTTCCTGGGCATAGTTCTTAGAGAATGGTGGCGCCTGCGCGTGCGGACGTCGAAGGGGTAG
- a CDS encoding PilT/PilU family type 4a pilus ATPase encodes MSPVTDERTAAMRIVDLLQPMEALDATDLYVKAGTPPMYRIDGRVTSNGLPVLSRDDTERLALEMLDATQQAQFRAENAVDLAYSLPGVGRFRVNVYRQRGSVAFVARRVRLTIPSFEELRLPDVLKDLSLRTRGLVLVTGHAGTGKSTTLAAMVDYRNAHKDGHIVTVEDPIEFLHPDKKSIVSQREVGTDTPSFPQALRAALRQTPDVLLIGEMRDQESAEAALYFAETGHLVLSTLHSVNAPQAIERMLAFFPTDHSQEVLHRLSLTLEAIISQRLVPRADGRGRVVAIEVMLATPRIRDLVKKGEIGSIKQAIQMGTQEGMQTFDQALYRLHKDGLISYEDALRAADSPNDLKLKIKGLA; translated from the coding sequence ATGAGTCCGGTGACCGACGAGCGGACCGCTGCCATGCGGATCGTCGACCTGCTGCAGCCCATGGAGGCTCTGGACGCCACCGACCTGTACGTGAAGGCCGGAACGCCGCCCATGTACCGCATCGACGGCCGGGTCACGTCCAACGGCCTGCCGGTCCTGAGCCGCGACGACACCGAGCGCCTCGCCCTCGAGATGCTCGATGCGACGCAGCAGGCCCAGTTCCGCGCCGAGAACGCCGTCGACCTGGCCTACAGCCTGCCGGGCGTCGGCCGGTTTCGGGTGAACGTCTACCGACAGCGCGGCTCGGTCGCGTTCGTGGCGCGCCGCGTGCGCCTCACGATTCCGTCGTTCGAGGAGCTCCGGCTGCCCGATGTCCTGAAGGACCTCAGCTTGCGCACCCGCGGCCTCGTGCTGGTGACCGGACACGCCGGCACCGGCAAGTCGACCACGCTGGCCGCGATGGTCGACTACCGGAACGCCCACAAGGACGGGCACATCGTCACCGTCGAGGATCCCATCGAGTTCCTCCACCCCGACAAGAAGAGCATCGTCAGCCAGCGCGAGGTCGGCACCGACACCCCCAGCTTCCCCCAGGCCCTGCGCGCGGCGCTGCGGCAGACCCCCGACGTCTTGCTGATCGGGGAGATGCGCGACCAGGAGTCGGCCGAGGCGGCTCTGTACTTCGCTGAGACCGGCCACCTCGTGCTCAGCACCCTGCACTCGGTGAACGCCCCGCAGGCCATCGAGCGCATGCTGGCGTTCTTCCCGACCGACCACAGCCAGGAAGTGCTGCACCGCCTCTCGCTCACCCTCGAGGCCATCATCTCCCAGCGCCTGGTCCCGCGGGCCGACGGCCGCGGGCGGGTCGTGGCCATCGAGGTCATGCTGGCCACACCCCGGATCCGCGACCTCGTCAAGAAGGGCGAGATCGGCTCGATCAAGCAGGCCATCCAGATGGGCACCCAGGAGGGCATGCAGACCTTCGACCAGGCCCTCTACCGCCTGCACAAAGACGGGCTGATCAGCTACGAGGACGCCCTGCGGGCGGCGGACTCGCCCAACGACCTCAAGTTGAAGATCAAGGGGCTGGCCTGA
- a CDS encoding glycosyltransferase family 2 protein: MLPTLSVVIPTRNERDAIPRLLGAVRAALDGLDYELVFVDDSIDGTDAVLADAAQDDERVKVYHRHGASGLASAVVEGIARSRGETIAVLDADLQHPPDLLPVMLRRLHAEHADLVVASRYLPGAGMPGLSRPRRIVSLLTRLLARVLLHAARRSTDPLSGFFLVRRTVVDGVALRPVGFKILLEILVRGRYRRVVEVPYTFGPRTAGRTKATLRQGADYLRHVALLLATSPGEGRLWKFLLVGASGVGVNVAVFWLLTHPLGVHYFAAGLVAGAVSTGTNYLLNSTFTWADRPAGAWSIFLQRLGKYYVATWAGNAVYLGLLAALTHLGLVPMVANLIAVGVGGGLNYLMHNVWTWRQART, from the coding sequence ATGCTGCCGACGCTCTCCGTCGTCATCCCCACGCGCAACGAGCGCGACGCAATTCCACGCCTGCTGGGCGCCGTCCGGGCCGCGCTGGACGGTCTCGACTACGAGTTGGTCTTCGTCGATGACAGCATCGACGGCACCGATGCCGTCCTGGCCGATGCGGCCCAGGACGACGAGCGCGTGAAGGTCTACCATCGGCACGGGGCCTCGGGCCTGGCCAGCGCGGTCGTCGAGGGGATCGCGCGCAGTCGCGGCGAGACCATCGCCGTGCTCGATGCCGACCTGCAGCACCCGCCCGACCTCCTGCCCGTGATGCTGCGGCGCCTGCACGCCGAGCACGCCGACCTGGTGGTGGCCTCCCGTTACCTGCCGGGCGCGGGCATGCCGGGGTTGAGCAGGCCGCGCCGGATCGTGTCGCTGCTGACGCGCTTGCTGGCGCGGGTGCTGCTCCACGCCGCGCGCCGGAGCACCGACCCGCTGTCGGGGTTCTTCCTGGTGCGCCGGACGGTGGTGGACGGCGTGGCCCTCCGGCCCGTGGGCTTCAAGATTCTGTTGGAGATCCTAGTGCGCGGGCGCTACCGCCGGGTGGTCGAGGTGCCCTACACGTTTGGGCCGCGCACGGCCGGGCGGACGAAGGCGACTTTGCGCCAGGGGGCCGACTACTTGCGACACGTGGCCCTGCTGCTGGCCACGAGCCCCGGCGAGGGGCGCCTGTGGAAGTTCCTGCTGGTGGGCGCGAGCGGGGTGGGCGTCAACGTCGCCGTGTTCTGGCTGCTCACCCATCCCCTGGGGGTGCACTACTTCGCCGCTGGGCTGGTGGCAGGCGCGGTGTCGACGGGCACCAACTACCTGCTGAACAGCACGTTCACCTGGGCTGACCGGCCCGCCGGGGCGTGGAGCATCTTCCTGCAGCGCCTGGGCAAGTACTACGTGGCGACGTGGGCCGGGAACGCGGTCTACCTGGGCCTGCTGGCGGCGCTGACCCACCTGGGACTGGTGCCCATGGTCGCCAACCTGATCGCCGTGGGTGTCGGCGGCGGGCTCAACTACTTGATGCACAACGTGTGGACCTGGCGGCAGGCGCGGACGTAG
- a CDS encoding DUF58 domain-containing protein, with amino-acid sequence MPTREGLVLLAIAAAIFLLATNVMSGLLFVLDAAVLGVIVVGTASALATPRRVRVRRQVPARGVEGTPLSVTLSVEARRLARLLVVEDGWPGGRVAAVVPAVLPGRPETVVLAPVPTRRGWHRVGPVEVRSRGALGVFLARRRLGEAADVLVWPALRPVAPAAVRRLAPVFEAAVATRRTRHPEDLYGVRDYRPGDALTRVHWPSSARRGALVVREFEQPEAPGLAIVLDLDARQPAVALDPAVRAAASLYRLARDRRVDVVLMAWTTGPVVLRQWEDAMDWLACTAPSGPPLAQALARLRAATDRHLVVVALTDEVAGWPEGCTLVAPANAAHAAIRAGPAHGALTGWPLTGRLTYAADGAVLG; translated from the coding sequence ATGCCAACGCGGGAGGGGCTCGTGCTGCTGGCGATCGCCGCCGCGATCTTCCTGCTGGCCACCAACGTCATGTCGGGGCTGCTGTTCGTGCTGGACGCGGCCGTGCTCGGCGTGATCGTGGTGGGCACGGCGAGCGCGCTCGCCACCCCGCGTCGCGTGCGGGTGCGCCGGCAGGTGCCGGCCCGGGGTGTGGAGGGTACGCCGCTGTCGGTGACCCTCTCGGTGGAGGCCCGCCGGCTGGCGCGGCTGCTCGTCGTGGAGGACGGCTGGCCCGGCGGCCGGGTGGCCGCGGTTGTGCCCGCCGTGCTTCCAGGGCGCCCGGAGACGGTGGTGCTGGCTCCAGTGCCGACCCGCCGTGGCTGGCACCGGGTTGGGCCTGTCGAGGTCCGCTCGCGGGGCGCGTTGGGCGTGTTCCTGGCGCGGCGGCGGCTCGGCGAGGCGGCCGACGTGCTCGTGTGGCCGGCGCTGCGCCCGGTCGCCCCCGCCGCGGTCCGGCGACTCGCCCCGGTCTTCGAGGCGGCGGTTGCGACGCGCCGCACACGTCATCCCGAGGACCTCTACGGTGTGCGCGACTACCGGCCGGGCGACGCCCTCACCCGCGTGCACTGGCCCTCATCGGCGCGGCGTGGCGCGCTGGTGGTCCGCGAGTTCGAGCAGCCCGAGGCACCCGGACTGGCCATCGTGCTCGACCTCGACGCTCGCCAGCCGGCGGTGGCCCTCGACCCGGCGGTGCGCGCCGCGGCGTCGCTGTACCGCCTGGCGCGGGACCGCCGTGTGGACGTAGTCCTGATGGCGTGGACCACCGGCCCCGTAGTGCTGCGGCAGTGGGAGGATGCCATGGACTGGCTCGCCTGTACCGCGCCCAGCGGGCCGCCGCTCGCGCAGGCGCTGGCGCGGCTGCGCGCGGCGACGGACCGGCACCTGGTGGTGGTGGCGCTGACCGACGAGGTGGCCGGGTGGCCTGAGGGGTGCACGCTGGTGGCACCAGCCAACGCGGCGCACGCGGCGATCCGGGCCGGGCCCGCGCACGGCGCGCTCACGGGATGGCCCCTGACGGGCCGGCTGACCTACGCCGCCGATGGCGCGGTGCTCGGATGA
- a CDS encoding glycosyltransferase family 1 protein, producing the protein MRVGLDLWHATLASGGIGRYAVELTKSLVALNSEQPGVRYVLFPGRGPAEWITRMLAEHSPVVSLGTAYWKLPRAGIPARVVRSTLCVARRSRGLELNVLHCMDFLDVPLAPLGKVRIVATVHDISPILYPDTFTRRHAIFFRALARPLLHKAERLVTVSRSAASEIAEWDKTLREKLSVVYPGVGTEFRPAEPGIVDELRKQYRLPRDYVLCLATVQPRKNLSRLLDAYAMLARRDPSFPLLAVAGRLGWLYRSFVQAIRDNRLENRIRYLGFVPDEHLPALLTGAKALVFPSLHEGFGLPVLEAMACGTPVVTSNRSSLPEVAGDAALLVDPLDVESIAWGIERIVANSKLAAELVQRGFQRATRFSWETAAREVLDVYRSCVSEFFTTRVVAG; encoded by the coding sequence ATGCGCGTCGGGTTGGATCTCTGGCACGCGACGTTGGCCAGTGGCGGCATCGGGCGATACGCCGTCGAGTTGACAAAGTCGCTCGTTGCCCTCAACAGCGAGCAGCCGGGAGTCAGGTACGTTCTGTTTCCCGGCAGGGGGCCGGCAGAGTGGATCACGCGAATGCTGGCAGAACACTCGCCGGTCGTTAGCCTGGGAACCGCCTACTGGAAACTCCCGAGGGCGGGCATCCCAGCGCGAGTTGTGCGATCGACCCTGTGTGTGGCGCGGAGATCTAGGGGATTGGAGCTCAACGTGTTGCATTGCATGGACTTTCTCGACGTGCCCTTGGCTCCGCTCGGCAAGGTTCGGATAGTCGCAACCGTCCACGATATCTCACCCATTCTCTACCCGGACACATTTACTAGACGGCATGCGATCTTTTTTCGGGCTTTGGCGCGTCCGTTGCTGCACAAAGCGGAGCGCCTTGTCACGGTTTCCAGGTCGGCGGCGAGCGAAATCGCCGAGTGGGACAAAACCCTTCGAGAGAAACTCAGTGTGGTGTATCCTGGCGTGGGGACAGAGTTTCGTCCGGCCGAGCCCGGCATCGTGGACGAGCTGCGCAAGCAGTACCGTCTGCCGCGCGATTACGTGCTGTGTCTGGCAACTGTGCAGCCGCGGAAGAACCTCAGTCGGTTGCTCGATGCCTACGCGATGCTGGCGAGACGTGATCCCTCGTTCCCCCTTTTGGCGGTTGCTGGGCGCTTGGGTTGGTTGTACCGGTCGTTCGTGCAGGCGATACGCGATAACCGGCTGGAGAACCGAATTCGGTATCTGGGCTTTGTTCCCGACGAGCACCTTCCGGCTCTGCTTACAGGCGCTAAGGCCTTGGTGTTTCCCTCGCTGCACGAGGGGTTCGGTCTGCCTGTTCTTGAAGCGATGGCGTGCGGAACGCCGGTGGTCACTAGTAACCGGTCCTCCCTGCCCGAGGTTGCCGGGGACGCCGCGTTACTTGTCGACCCTCTGGATGTCGAGTCTATTGCATGGGGCATTGAGCGCATTGTAGCGAATTCCAAGCTGGCGGCAGAGCTCGTGCAACGTGGATTTCAACGTGCTACGAGGTTTAGCTGGGAGACGGCCGCCCGGGAGGTCCTTGACGTGTACCGTTCCTGCGTATCCGAGTTCTTTACGACCCGGGTGGTGGCCGGATGA
- a CDS encoding exopolysaccharide biosynthesis polyprenyl glycosylphosphotransferase — protein MPRLPTVTAGVLARAALVAGDLLTLVAALAVAVGVRGAVLPWLSPAFARPTYPLAHYLSLWWLPAVYLGALWYAGLYTRRDPFWEEARRCVSGVTVAAVATFALLALAKVGDDVSRPVVVMAWAVLLVALPAARRVVKAALVRLGPWRQRVLVVGDGPQAARLAEALARAPTLGYDVAGVVDDPALAPERARALGARDVIVGAAHLGRAEFLALVERLRPVAENVLVAPDVSEMPVLGVEVVGLFEDRALLLRVPNNLLRPWNVVTKRAFDLLAGAALAAVALPVLAAAAVAVRLTSPGPAFHVEPRVGRGRRLFPCYKLRTMYVDADARLAAFLRDNPGAAEEWERYWKLRGHDPRVTPVGRWLRRWGLDELPQVLNVLRGEMSLVGPRPYLPRELPLLPGDGMLDVPPGLTGLWQVSGKNALDYRQRVHLDRWYVNNWSLWLDVIILAKTVPAVLRGEAQVAARAG, from the coding sequence GTGCCCCGTCTGCCGACGGTGACCGCGGGCGTGCTGGCGCGGGCGGCGCTCGTCGCGGGCGACCTGCTGACCCTGGTGGCCGCGCTGGCGGTGGCGGTCGGGGTGCGCGGAGCCGTCCTGCCGTGGCTGTCGCCGGCGTTCGCCCGTCCGACCTACCCGCTGGCGCACTACCTGAGCCTGTGGTGGCTGCCAGCCGTCTACCTGGGCGCGCTGTGGTACGCCGGACTGTACACGCGCCGCGACCCGTTCTGGGAAGAGGCGCGCCGCTGCGTCTCCGGGGTCACGGTGGCGGCGGTGGCGACCTTCGCCCTGCTGGCGCTGGCGAAGGTGGGCGACGACGTCTCGCGGCCGGTGGTGGTGATGGCCTGGGCGGTGCTGCTGGTGGCGCTGCCGGCCGCGCGGCGGGTCGTCAAGGCCGCGCTGGTGCGCCTGGGTCCCTGGCGGCAGCGGGTGCTGGTGGTCGGCGACGGCCCGCAGGCCGCGCGGCTGGCCGAGGCGCTGGCACGGGCACCGACGCTGGGCTACGACGTGGCAGGCGTGGTCGACGACCCGGCCCTGGCGCCCGAGCGGGCGCGGGCGCTGGGTGCCCGCGACGTGATCGTCGGTGCCGCCCACCTGGGCCGCGCGGAGTTCCTGGCCCTCGTGGAGCGGTTGCGCCCAGTGGCCGAGAACGTGCTGGTGGCCCCCGATGTGAGCGAGATGCCGGTGCTGGGCGTGGAGGTCGTGGGCCTGTTCGAGGACCGCGCCCTCTTGCTGCGCGTGCCCAACAACCTGCTGCGGCCGTGGAACGTGGTCACCAAGCGCGCCTTCGACCTACTGGCGGGTGCGGCGCTGGCGGCCGTGGCGCTCCCGGTGCTCGCGGCGGCAGCCGTCGCGGTGCGGCTGACCTCGCCGGGGCCGGCCTTCCACGTGGAGCCGCGGGTCGGCCGGGGACGGCGCCTGTTCCCCTGCTACAAGCTGCGGACGATGTACGTCGACGCCGACGCGCGCCTGGCCGCCTTCCTGCGCGACAATCCAGGGGCGGCCGAGGAGTGGGAGCGCTACTGGAAGCTGCGCGGGCACGACCCGCGCGTGACGCCGGTGGGCCGGTGGCTGCGCCGCTGGGGACTGGACGAGCTGCCCCAGGTGCTCAACGTGCTGCGCGGCGAGATGAGCCTGGTGGGCCCGCGTCCCTACCTGCCGCGGGAACTCCCGCTGCTGCCCGGCGACGGCATGCTCGACGTGCCCCCGGGGCTGACGGGCCTGTGGCAGGTGAGCGGCAAGAACGCGCTGGACTACCGGCAGCGCGTGCACCTCGACCGGTGGTACGTGAACAACTGGTCGCTGTGGTTGGACGTGATCATCCTGGCGAAGACGGTGCCGGCGGTGCTACGGGGCGAGGCGCAGGTCGCGGCCAGGGCAGGGTAG